In Salinirussus salinus, the following proteins share a genomic window:
- a CDS encoding DMT family transporter, giving the protein MTRYRSALLFAGLAALWGASFPAIEVGLESFPPVLFAAARYDLAAVVLLAYAVVAAERWRPTRADAGALLAGGIFLIAGNSLLFLGQQYTTGSLASVIYSLIPLLTTAFAWALLAEESNSLLGLVGILVGLAGVVVIARPDPGNLLAAGVVGKALVALAAVSVALGSVLIRRWESTLPDSAFTAWAMVIGAGILHVGSLAAGESLAAVQFDPAGLVALTYIAVFATAVAFVIYFFLLGAYGPLETNLVSYAVPVVATLLGWALLGETITVWTGVGFLLILGGFVLLKRRELRAELRRARTQRA; this is encoded by the coding sequence GTGACCCGTTACCGGTCCGCCCTCCTGTTCGCCGGGCTGGCGGCGCTGTGGGGCGCCTCGTTCCCCGCCATCGAGGTGGGGCTGGAGTCGTTCCCGCCGGTGCTCTTTGCCGCCGCGCGCTACGACCTCGCGGCCGTCGTCCTGCTCGCCTACGCCGTCGTCGCGGCCGAGCGCTGGCGGCCGACGCGGGCGGACGCCGGCGCGCTGCTGGCCGGGGGGATCTTCCTCATCGCCGGCAACAGCCTGCTCTTTCTCGGCCAGCAGTACACCACCGGTAGCCTCGCGTCGGTCATCTACAGCCTCATCCCGCTGTTGACGACTGCGTTCGCGTGGGCGCTGCTGGCCGAGGAGAGCAACTCCCTGCTCGGGCTCGTCGGCATTCTCGTCGGCCTGGCCGGCGTCGTCGTCATCGCCCGCCCCGACCCCGGGAACCTGCTCGCGGCCGGCGTCGTCGGCAAGGCGCTGGTGGCGCTCGCGGCCGTCAGCGTCGCCCTGGGGAGCGTGCTCATCCGCCGCTGGGAGTCGACGCTGCCGGACTCCGCGTTCACCGCGTGGGCGATGGTCATCGGCGCGGGGATCCTCCACGTCGGCAGCCTCGCGGCCGGCGAGTCGCTCGCTGCCGTCCAGTTCGACCCGGCGGGACTCGTGGCGCTTACCTACATCGCCGTCTTCGCCACCGCCGTCGCCTTCGTCATCTACTTCTTCCTGCTGGGAGCCTACGGCCCGCTGGAGACCAACCTCGTCTCCTACGCCGTCCCAGTCGTGGCCACGCTGCTCGGGTGGGCGCTTCTGGGCGAGACGATCACCGTCTGGACCGGCGTCGGCTTCCTGCTCATCCTCGGCGGGTTCGTCCTGCTGAAACGCCGGGAACTGCGGGCGGAGCTACGGCGTGCCCGCACTCAGCGGGCCTAA
- a CDS encoding putative sulfate/molybdate transporter, protein MGVSVSYRGETRLTFSWSELTGAVGDSVTVLPVVVAVAVLTELSLPVMLVWFGVFQVVWGLYYGVPVSVEPMKALAALAIAGTLTAGEFLVAGLLAGAVLLAVGLTGTLSRVEAYVGAPVIRGVQLGVALVLLKTGVQLGAADPRLAAAGVAVTAGALALGARRSTGLVVLLAGAGVAVWTTGLPVPSLPSLEGVMLFGTADLTADAAGGALAQLGMTVGNAALATSLLLADYFDRDVSADELSASMGAMNLAAVPLGALPMCHGSGGVAGKYAFGARTAGANVILGVGYVAVALLAAEAVAAYPMAVLGVVLGLVALQLGRTSLQRADASGYPLVVAVGVVGLLINLGVAFVGGVAVHLARRRLARGP, encoded by the coding sequence ATGGGCGTCTCGGTCAGCTACCGCGGGGAGACCAGACTCACCTTCTCCTGGAGCGAGCTGACCGGCGCAGTCGGCGACTCCGTCACCGTCCTGCCGGTGGTCGTCGCCGTCGCGGTGCTGACCGAGCTCTCGCTTCCGGTCATGCTGGTGTGGTTCGGCGTCTTCCAGGTCGTCTGGGGGCTGTACTACGGGGTCCCGGTCTCCGTCGAGCCGATGAAGGCGCTGGCCGCGCTGGCCATCGCCGGCACGCTCACCGCCGGGGAGTTTCTGGTCGCCGGGCTGCTCGCGGGCGCGGTCCTGCTGGCGGTCGGGCTGACCGGGACGCTGAGCCGTGTCGAGGCCTACGTCGGCGCGCCGGTGATCCGCGGCGTCCAGCTCGGCGTCGCGCTGGTGTTGCTCAAGACGGGCGTTCAGCTCGGAGCGGCCGACCCGCGGCTCGCGGCCGCGGGGGTCGCCGTCACCGCCGGCGCGCTCGCGCTCGGCGCCCGCCGGTCGACCGGGCTGGTCGTCCTGCTCGCGGGGGCGGGCGTCGCCGTCTGGACGACCGGGCTCCCGGTCCCTTCCCTCCCCTCGCTGGAGGGGGTGATGCTGTTCGGCACGGCGGACCTCACCGCCGACGCGGCGGGCGGGGCACTCGCCCAGCTCGGCATGACCGTCGGCAACGCCGCGCTGGCGACGTCGCTGCTGCTCGCGGACTACTTCGACCGGGACGTCTCCGCCGACGAGCTGTCGGCGAGCATGGGCGCGATGAATCTCGCCGCCGTCCCCCTGGGAGCGCTGCCGATGTGTCACGGCAGCGGCGGCGTCGCCGGCAAGTACGCCTTCGGCGCCCGGACGGCCGGCGCGAACGTCATCCTCGGGGTGGGCTACGTCGCGGTCGCGCTGCTGGCCGCCGAGGCCGTCGCCGCCTACCCGATGGCCGTCCTCGGGGTCGTGCTCGGGCTGGTCGCGCTCCAGCTCGGCCGGACGAGCCTCCAGCGGGCCGACGCGAGCGGCTATCCGCTCGTGGTCGCGGTCGGCGTCGTCGGCCTGCTTATCAATCTCGGCGTCGCCTTCGTCGGCGGCGTCGCTGTCCACCTCGCGCGCAGGCGGCTGGCCCGAGGTCCGTGA
- a CDS encoding substrate-binding domain-containing protein, translating to MTQRDPETESARGTSRRSLLKAAGTVGAAGVLGLAGCASRGGNTDDGSTDAGGSTDGGGTETGDGSGSGGGSESATPELGDSMTIFHAGSLAPPFDAAEPQFEEEYGVDVTREAKGSVASTQKITQQGRVADVLGTSDFRLIRNRILPEYGDWYTVFTTNSMSIQYREDSPGADEISKDNWWEILTRDGVTIGHSDPAVDPGGYRAVMSQQLGAIEFRGSRLYDDATYQKLRENSTVPTGTETKLEGQLQSGALDYAIYYQSISSTSGLPYIDLQDQVDLSQATSEYASHYAKAEVETGSGTFTGAPIAYGMTVPSVAENPGRGAQWVEYFATEPGRQILRDQGLVPVDPIVVPGSSEDAVPDRVMNVASAKEALGPLEL from the coding sequence ATGACACAACGGGACCCGGAGACGGAGAGCGCTCGCGGTACGTCCAGACGCTCGCTGCTGAAGGCTGCCGGGACCGTCGGTGCGGCGGGGGTCCTCGGGCTGGCCGGCTGTGCCAGTCGGGGCGGCAACACTGACGACGGGTCGACCGACGCCGGAGGATCCACCGACGGCGGCGGGACAGAGACGGGGGACGGCAGCGGGAGTGGAGGCGGGAGCGAGAGTGCGACCCCCGAACTCGGCGACTCGATGACCATCTTCCACGCCGGGAGCCTCGCGCCGCCGTTCGACGCGGCCGAACCGCAGTTCGAGGAGGAGTACGGCGTGGACGTCACCCGCGAGGCGAAGGGGTCGGTCGCCTCGACCCAGAAGATCACCCAGCAGGGCCGCGTTGCGGACGTGCTCGGCACGTCGGATTTCCGGCTCATCCGGAACCGCATCCTCCCGGAGTACGGCGACTGGTACACCGTCTTCACCACCAACTCGATGTCCATCCAGTACCGCGAGGACTCCCCCGGCGCCGACGAGATCTCCAAGGACAACTGGTGGGAAATCCTGACCCGGGACGGCGTGACGATCGGCCACTCCGACCCGGCGGTCGACCCCGGGGGGTACCGGGCGGTCATGTCACAGCAGCTTGGCGCCATCGAGTTCCGGGGGAGCCGGCTGTACGACGACGCGACCTATCAGAAGCTCCGCGAGAACTCGACGGTCCCGACGGGGACGGAGACGAAACTGGAGGGACAGCTCCAGTCGGGCGCGCTGGACTACGCCATCTACTACCAGTCCATCTCCTCGACCTCCGGTCTCCCGTACATCGACCTCCAGGACCAGGTCGACCTCTCGCAGGCGACAAGCGAGTACGCCAGCCACTACGCGAAGGCGGAGGTCGAGACGGGAAGCGGGACGTTCACCGGCGCCCCCATCGCCTACGGGATGACGGTTCCGAGCGTCGCCGAGAACCCCGGCCGCGGCGCGCAGTGGGTCGAGTACTTCGCCACCGAACCCGGTCGCCAGATCCTCCGGGACCAGGGACTCGTCCCGGTCGACCCCATCGTGGTCCCGGGCAGCAGCGAGGACGCGGTCCCGGACCGGGTGATGAACGTCGCGAGCGCCAAGGAAGCCCTCGGCCCGCTCGAGCTGTGA
- a CDS encoding ABC transporter permease, with protein sequence MATIEGSWYRSGRLRRGSVAAAFLLAQLVAVAVAYRAGRPTLYAFFLVFSTAAAAYAVEHDGGTLLALVRFLVVQTGALGVAVLAERGVALTTTGRVEVGFQLWALLLVGFAVPGLLYVLRRAGTWSAGAVGVVGVVLLSATAAFVVGGGFAIFLPLWGVLYVVLGVVAVAYTLRGSLFTVATATLGSVLMVALGLPLALFVARQAPSVVVEKALDPNVHRMLYLGIYGPLLAALLSLVCGIPLAHLLERGFTGQALVESLVDLPLVVPHSVAGIIILFGFGRGGAFPSVPVLGTVVGMVLAMTFVSAPYAVNATREAFEAIDDRLEYASRIHGANRWQTFRRVTAPLAVRGIVTGGVLAWARAVSEFGAVAVVAYTVDFFYPLAGESVRAQHAPVFVYNTYLQGGLTESGAVAFLLLGVSALIFLVVRWLTGDTGGVLG encoded by the coding sequence ATGGCAACCATCGAGGGCTCCTGGTACCGGTCGGGTCGGCTCCGTCGCGGGTCAGTCGCGGCCGCCTTCCTCCTCGCCCAGCTGGTGGCGGTCGCGGTCGCCTACCGGGCCGGGCGACCGACGCTCTATGCCTTCTTTCTCGTCTTCAGTACGGCCGCGGCCGCCTACGCCGTCGAGCACGACGGCGGGACGCTGCTCGCCCTCGTCCGGTTTCTCGTCGTCCAGACCGGCGCGCTCGGGGTCGCCGTCCTCGCCGAGCGCGGCGTCGCGCTCACCACGACCGGTCGCGTCGAGGTGGGGTTCCAGCTGTGGGCCCTCCTGCTCGTCGGCTTCGCCGTTCCCGGCCTGCTGTACGTGCTGCGGCGGGCTGGCACCTGGTCGGCCGGGGCCGTCGGCGTCGTCGGCGTGGTCCTCCTCTCGGCGACCGCCGCGTTCGTCGTCGGCGGCGGGTTCGCGATCTTCCTCCCGCTGTGGGGCGTTCTGTACGTCGTCCTCGGCGTTGTTGCGGTCGCGTACACGCTCAGGGGGAGTCTTTTCACCGTCGCCACGGCGACTCTGGGGAGCGTCCTGATGGTCGCGCTGGGCCTGCCGCTTGCGCTGTTCGTCGCCAGGCAGGCCCCGTCGGTTGTCGTGGAAAAAGCGCTCGACCCGAACGTCCACCGGATGCTCTACCTGGGCATCTACGGCCCGCTCCTGGCTGCGCTTCTCAGCCTCGTCTGTGGCATCCCGCTCGCGCATCTCCTCGAGCGCGGATTCACCGGTCAGGCGCTCGTCGAAAGCCTCGTCGACCTGCCGCTGGTCGTCCCCCACAGCGTCGCGGGCATCATCATCCTCTTTGGCTTCGGACGTGGAGGTGCGTTCCCCAGCGTGCCGGTGCTCGGTACGGTCGTCGGGATGGTGCTGGCGATGACGTTCGTCAGCGCCCCCTACGCCGTCAACGCCACCCGCGAGGCGTTCGAGGCTATCGACGACCGCCTGGAGTACGCATCCCGCATCCACGGCGCGAACCGCTGGCAGACGTTCCGTCGCGTCACAGCGCCGCTGGCCGTCCGGGGGATCGTCACCGGCGGCGTGCTCGCGTGGGCGCGGGCCGTCTCCGAATTCGGCGCCGTCGCGGTCGTCGCCTACACCGTCGACTTTTTCTACCCGCTGGCGGGCGAGTCGGTCCGGGCCCAGCACGCGCCCGTGTTCGTCTACAACACCTACCTGCAGGGCGGGCTCACCGAGAGCGGCGCCGTCGCCTTCCTTCTTTTGGGCGTGTCGGCGCTCATCTTCCTCGTCGTCCGCTGGCTCACCGGCGACACCGGAGGGGTCCTCGGGTGA
- a CDS encoding ABC transporter ATP-binding protein — MTLEADIAATFSADGAEPFVVDAAFEVERGETLTILGPSGSGKTLLLESVAGFHAHDGRVALDGRPLSDRPPEQRDFGFVFQDYALFPHATVSENVAFGQRYLGPSWWERARELATGDDRRSRLRALVRDDGRSRRERLQHLARLQREGPDAPDPARLLEEFGIDDLADRYPPTLSGGERQRVALARALAVEPEVLLLDEPLSSLDVPTRQSLRQDLQDVLADVTAVYVTHNRTTARALSDRIVVMNDGRVVQSGSPEAVFERPASPMVARFTGANCIPLADVPGLRDRLDVTAEYVAIRPEAVGLADDGDLRGAVERVVREGASSRVTVDAGEARIETLTESPPAIGADVALQFPRDRLHPVS, encoded by the coding sequence GTGACGCTCGAGGCCGACATCGCGGCGACGTTCTCGGCCGACGGCGCGGAGCCCTTCGTCGTCGACGCCGCCTTCGAGGTCGAACGCGGCGAGACGCTCACGATACTCGGGCCGAGCGGCAGCGGCAAAACGCTGCTGCTCGAGTCCGTCGCCGGGTTTCACGCCCACGACGGACGCGTCGCGCTCGACGGCCGACCCCTCAGCGACCGCCCCCCGGAGCAGCGGGACTTCGGCTTCGTCTTCCAGGACTACGCGCTCTTTCCCCACGCGACCGTCTCCGAGAACGTCGCCTTCGGCCAGCGGTACCTCGGGCCGTCGTGGTGGGAGCGGGCCAGGGAGCTGGCGACCGGCGACGACAGGCGCTCGCGGCTGCGGGCCCTGGTCCGCGACGACGGGCGGAGTCGGCGGGAGCGACTCCAGCATCTGGCGCGACTCCAGCGCGAGGGGCCGGACGCGCCGGACCCGGCGCGGTTGCTCGAGGAGTTCGGCATCGACGACCTCGCGGACCGGTACCCGCCGACGCTCTCGGGGGGCGAGCGCCAGCGGGTGGCGCTCGCGCGCGCGCTGGCGGTCGAACCGGAGGTCCTCCTGCTGGACGAGCCCCTCTCCTCGCTGGATGTCCCGACCAGACAGTCGCTCCGGCAGGACCTGCAGGACGTCCTCGCGGATGTGACCGCGGTCTACGTCACCCACAACCGGACGACCGCGCGCGCACTCTCCGACCGCATCGTCGTCATGAACGACGGCCGGGTCGTCCAGTCGGGGTCGCCGGAGGCGGTGTTCGAACGCCCGGCCTCGCCGATGGTCGCCCGCTTCACGGGCGCGAACTGCATCCCGCTCGCGGACGTTCCCGGTCTCCGGGACCGCCTCGACGTCACCGCGGAGTACGTCGCTATCCGGCCGGAGGCGGTAGGTCTCGCCGACGACGGGGACCTCCGCGGGGCCGTCGAACGGGTCGTCCGCGAGGGCGCTTCCTCACGGGTGACCGTCGACGCTGGAGAGGCGCGCATCGAGACACTCACCGAAAGTCCGCCGGCCATCGGGGCCGACGTGGCGTTGCAGTTCCCCCGCGACCGGCTGCACCCGGTCAGCTGA
- a CDS encoding desampylase — translation MLRLTREVYDAAIDHAREGAPAEVCGVLGGERGATSHARTLRRAENVAADPRTEYRIDPAEQLALMEEVEAAGEEVVGFYHSHPHGPAEPSPTDRRRATWTERSYLIVVLDGEWPYVGSWRWTGERFAREAVALS, via the coding sequence ATGCTCCGGCTGACCCGCGAGGTCTACGACGCCGCCATCGACCACGCACGCGAGGGCGCACCGGCGGAGGTGTGTGGCGTCCTCGGCGGCGAGCGCGGCGCGACGAGCCACGCGCGGACGCTCCGCCGGGCGGAGAACGTCGCCGCCGACCCCCGCACCGAGTACCGCATCGACCCCGCCGAACAGCTCGCGCTGATGGAGGAGGTGGAGGCAGCGGGCGAGGAGGTCGTCGGCTTCTATCACTCGCACCCGCACGGGCCGGCGGAGCCGAGCCCCACGGACCGGCGGCGGGCGACCTGGACCGAGCGCTCGTACCTCATCGTCGTCCTCGACGGGGAGTGGCCATACGTCGGGTCGTGGCGCTGGACGGGCGAACGCTTCGCGCGGGAGGCGGTTGCGCTCAGCTGA
- a CDS encoding ubiquitin-like small modifier protein 1, with translation MEIEMRFFANFRDAVGQKTVTREFDGETVGDLLQDLAAEYPGMDLFEDDGSLRDFLTIMKGGKDIAHQEGLDTPLEDGDTVSVFPPVAGGSGREDQSKTGLSSRAQQQ, from the coding sequence ATGGAGATCGAGATGCGGTTTTTCGCCAACTTCCGGGATGCAGTCGGCCAGAAGACCGTCACGCGGGAGTTCGACGGGGAGACCGTCGGTGACCTCCTGCAGGACCTCGCCGCGGAGTACCCCGGGATGGACCTGTTCGAGGACGACGGCAGCCTCCGGGACTTTCTCACGATCATGAAAGGCGGCAAGGATATCGCCCACCAGGAGGGACTGGACACCCCACTCGAGGACGGGGACACCGTCAGCGTCTTCCCGCCGGTGGCTGGCGGGAGCGGGCGCGAGGACCAGAGCAAAACGGGACTGTCGTCCCGTGCTCAGCAGCAGTAG
- a CDS encoding MoaD/ThiS family protein produces MQEARDAGASEADPGTPVRTTVEARCTGHVRTAVGEPRVEYTFEGGTLRDFLEAFFEDYDVGEMLIAETEEEATTEGWAPELESLPGENYAKNPEGEQTRVYARVAVNGTFNEHLDGLDTELEDGDRVAMIYPFIYCC; encoded by the coding sequence ATGCAGGAGGCACGCGACGCCGGGGCGAGCGAGGCCGACCCGGGGACACCGGTCCGGACGACAGTCGAGGCGCGGTGTACCGGTCACGTCCGGACGGCGGTCGGCGAGCCGCGGGTCGAGTACACCTTCGAGGGGGGCACCCTCCGGGACTTCCTGGAGGCGTTTTTCGAGGACTACGACGTCGGGGAGATGCTCATCGCGGAGACCGAGGAGGAGGCGACGACTGAGGGGTGGGCGCCGGAGCTGGAGTCGCTGCCGGGGGAGAACTACGCGAAGAACCCCGAAGGCGAGCAGACACGGGTGTACGCCCGCGTCGCGGTCAACGGCACGTTCAACGAGCACCTCGACGGGCTCGACACGGAGCTGGAGGACGGCGACCGCGTCGCGATGATCTACCCGTTCATCTACTGCTGCTGA